A region of Arvicanthis niloticus isolate mArvNil1 chromosome 18, mArvNil1.pat.X, whole genome shotgun sequence DNA encodes the following proteins:
- the Ap1g1 gene encoding AP-1 complex subunit gamma-1 isoform X2: MWQSYYICTCWATLLTLDSDLNHSTQFVQGLALCTLGCMGSSEMCRDLAGEVEKLLKTSNSYLRKKAALCAVHVIRKVPELMEMFLPATKNLLNEKNHGVLHTSVVLLTEMCERSPDMLAHFRKLVPQLVRILKNLIMSGYSPEHDVSGISDPFLQVRILRLLRILGRNDDDSSEAMNDILAQVATNTETSKNVGNAILYETVLTIMDIKSESGLRVLAINILGRFLLNNDKNIRYVALTSLLKTVQTDHNAVQRHRSTIVDCLKDLDVSIKRRAMELSFALVNGNNIRGMMKELLYFLDSCEPEFKADCASGIFLAAEKYAPSKRWHIDTIMRVLTTAGSYVRDDAVPNLIQLITNSVEMHAYTVQRLYKAILSDYSQQPLVQVAAWCIGEYGDLLVSGQCEEEEPIQVTEDEVLDILESVLISNMSTSVTRGYALTAIMKLSTRFTCTVNRIKKVVSIYGSSIDVELQQRAVEYNALFKKYDHMRSALLERMPVMEKVTTNGPSEIVQTNGETEPAPLETKPPPSGPQPTSQANDLLDLLGGNDITPVIPTAPTSKPASAGGELLDLLGDITLTGAPAAAPTPASVPQISQPSFLLDGLSSQPLFNDIAPGIPSITAYSKNGLKIEFTFERSNTNPSVTVITIQASNSTELDMTDFVFQAAVPKTFQLQLLSPSSSVVPAFNTGTITQVIKVLNPQKQQLRMRIKLTYNHKGSAMQDLAEVNNFPPQSWQ; the protein is encoded by the exons gcAGCACTGTGTGCTGTTCACGTCATCAGGAAGGTTCCTGAACTTATGGAGATGTTTTTACCAGCAACAAAAAATTTATTGAATGAGAAGAACCATG GTGTCCTTCACACGTCTGTAGTCCTCCTCACAGAGATGTGTGAACGGAGCCCAGACATGCTCGCACATTTCAGAAAG ctTGTGCCCCAATTAGTTCGTATTCTAAAGAACCTCATCATGTCCGGATATTCCCCAGAACATGATGTTTCTGGTATCAGTGACCCCTTTTTGCAG GTACGAATTTTGCGGTTATTAAGAATTTTAGGACGGAATGATGATGATTCAAGCGAAGCTATGAATGATATATTAGCACAG GTTGCCACTAATACAGAGACTAGTAAAAATGTAGGAAATGCTATTCTATATGAAACGGTTTTGACTATCATGGACATTAAATCAGAGAGTGGATTGCGA GTTCTAGCCATAAATATTCTTGGTCGATTCTTAttgaataatgacaaaaatattaG ATATGTTGCTCTGACATCTCTGTTGAAGACTGTGCAGACAGATCATAATGCTGTACAGAGGCACAGAAGTACCATTGTGGACTGTCTAAAAGATCTGGATGTTTCCATAAAAAG ACGTGCAATGGAATTGAGTTTTGCCCTGGTGAATGGGAATAATATCCGAGGCATGATGAAGGAATTACTTTATTTTCTGGATTCTTGTGAGCCAGAATTTAAAGCCGATTGTGCATCTGGAATCTTCCTTGCTGCAGAAAA GTACGCACCTTCCAAACGGTGGCATATAGATACAATTATGCGTGTCTTGACAACG GCAGGAAGTTATGTTCGTGATGATGCAGTTCCCAACTTGATTCAGTTAATAACCAACAGTGTGGAGATGCATGCTTACACCGTCCAGCGCCTGTACAAGGCAATTCTCAGTGATTATTCTCAA CAACCCTTGGTACAAGTGGCTGCGTGGTGTATAGGTGAATATGGAGATCTTCTTGTGTCTGGCCAGTGTGAAGAGGAAGAGCCTATTCAG GTGACAGAAGATGAAGTGCTGGATATTTTAGAAAGTGTCCTGATCTCTAATATGTCCACCTCTGTGACAAGAGGTTATGCTCTCACTGCCATTATGAAGCTGTCTACTCGATTCACCTGTACTGTAAA CCGGATTAAGAAAGTGGTTTCCATCTATGGGAGCAGCATCGATGTGGAGCTCCAGCAGAGGGCAGTAGAGTACAACGCACTTTTTAAGAAGTATGACCACATGAG GTCTGCCCTACTTGAGAGAATGCCTGTCATGGAAAAGGTGACCACAAATGGCCCTTCTGAGATTGTGCAGACAAATGGAGAGACAGAACCAGCTCCactagagactaaaccaccaccCTCTGGGCCACAACCCACCAGCCAG GCCAATGATCTGTTGGATTTGTTGGGAGGAAATGACATAACACCTGTTATTCCAACTGCACCAACAAGCAAACCAGCATCTGCTGGTGGAGAACTTCTTGACTTGCTGGGAGACATCACCCTAACAG GTGCTCCAGCTGCTGCTCCTACCCCTGCCTCAGTGCCACAGATATCCCAGCCCTCCTTCTTGTTGGATGGGCTTTCGTCACAGCCTCTCTTCAATGACATCGCTCCAG GCATCCCCTCCATCACAGCGTACAGTAAGAACGGCTTGAAGATAGAATTCACCTTTGAACGGTCAAACACCAACCCCAGTGTAACAGTGATAACGATACAGGCCTCTAACAGCACAGAGCTAGACATGACGGACTTTGTTTTCCAGGCTGCAGTACCAAAG ACATTCCAGCTGCAGCTCCTGTCTCCTAGCAGCAGCGTCGTCCCAGCATTTAATACAGGGACCATCACACAAGTCATTAAAGTTCTGAACCCACAGAAG CAACAGCTGCGAATGCGGATCAAGCTCACATATAATCACAAGGGCTCAGCAATGCAGGATCTAGCAGAAGTGAACAATTTCCCCCCTCAGTCCTGGCAATGA